The Alteribacter populi genomic sequence GATGTTCTTTGGACTGATTCCATATGAACGGTGGTGATTGAAGTCCTTTGTATGGATAGGTCACACGAGAACCCCCTTGTCGATGACTCGCTTTCCTTTTTTAATCACGGTATCAGTATGGTTAACTCCGTAATGATAGGAAAATTGCATATGGTTCGGCAGGTCCCAAATGACAAGGTCCGCTTGTTTGCCTGCTTCAATACTGCCAATTCGGTCACCGCGTTTAATTGCATGGGCCGCATTAATTGTAGCTGCAACAATCGCTTCAGCCGGGGTCATCCCCATTGTTAAGCTGGCGAGGTTAAGCATAAATGGCATAGACGTACTCGGTGATGAACCGGGATTGCGGTCAGTGGAGAGGGCAACGGGTACGCCAGCATCAATCGCTTTTCTGCCATCAGCGGATTCAGTCATGAGGAAAAATGCTGTTCCTGGAAGAAGAACGGCAACGACACCTTTGTCAGCCATCATTTCGAGACCTTGATCGGACACTTTTAATAAATGGTCTGCTGAAACAGCGCCAACTTCAGCGGCAATTTCTGCACCGCCATAAGGTTCGATTTCATCGGCGTGGATTTTCGGTGTTAGATCATATTCACGCCCCGCCTCGAGAATGCGCTTGGATTGCTCTGGAGTGTAGACGCCGCGCTCACAAAAGACATCATTAAATTCAGCAAGACCAAGCTCCGCTGTTTTTGGGATCATTTCATTAATGACGATATCGACAAAACGGTCCGGGTTTTCTTTATATTCTTGCGGAATGACGTGAGCGCCCATAAATGTACTGACAATATCGATCACGTGATCTTGATCGAGTGTTTTAGCTACTTCCATTTGTCGCTTTTCAACATCCCAATCCATACCGTAGCCGCTTTTTGCTTCTACGGTCGTTACCCCATGCTTAAGAAAGGAATCGAGACGAGGGTAGCTCTCTTTATACAGCTGCTCGGTTGATGCTTCACGTGTGGCACGGGTTGTCGCATGAATGCCACCGCCTTTTTCCATAATGTCCATATACTTTGCCCCTTGAAGTCGCATGTTGTATTCGTTTTCGCGACTTCCAGCGAAGACAAGGTGGGTGTGGGGATCAACAAGTCCAGGTGCTACGACCCTTCCACTTGCATCAATGACTTCAGCTTCACCTATTTGGTCGGCATATTTCTGTTCAAGCTCTTTCGTTGTGCCAACGTCTACAATCGTGTCATTTTCAACCCACACTGCTCCGTCTTCGATAATATGAAGCTCGTTCATCGCTTCTTTAATAGCCGGTTTTTCTGAGTGTCCTCTAACAGTTAACAGTTCGTTGGCGTTTTTGATAAATAAACGTGTCATTGTTATTCTCCTTTATTCTTTAACATTGGAATATGAATGTCTTTTTCTTTCGCTGTTTCAATCGCTTTGTCATAGCCTGCGTCCACATGGCGCGCTACCCCCATCCCAGGGTCGGAAGTAAGGACTCGCTCGAGACGTTTTTCTGCTTCCTTTGTACCATCAGCAACAATGACCATCCCCGCGTGAAGTGAGTAACCCATGCCAACACCGCCTCCGTGATGAACGGAGACCCAGCTCGCGCCCCCAACACTATTAATAAGCGCATTTAAAATCGGCCAATCTGCAACAGCATCACTGCCATCCTTCATTGCTTCGGTTTCACGGTTAGGAGAAGCGACGGATCCTGAATCGAGATGGTCACGACCGATCACGATCGGTGCTTTAATTTCCCCTTTTGCCACGAGATCATTGATGATTTTTCCAAAGCGGGCGCGCTCTTCGTAGCCGAGCCAGCAAATTCGTGAAGGAAGACCTTGGAACTGAATTTTTTCCTGTGCCATTTTAATCCAATTACAGAGATGTTCATTATCAGCAAATTCTTTTAAAATCACTTCATCAGTCTTATAAATGTCTTCAGGGTCGCCGGAAAGAGCTACCCAGCGGAAAGGTCCTTTTCCTTCACAAAACTGTGGACGAATGTAGGCAGGGACGAACCCAGGGAAATCAAAGGCATTTTCTACACCTTCATCAAATGCTACTTGGCGGATGTTATTCCCGTAATCAAAAGTTATCGCGCCTTGTTGTTGCATCTCTAGCATCGCGTGAACATGATTTGCCATACTAGCTTTGGACTCCTTTGTATACTGATCCGGCGCTACTGTTCGTTGTTTCAAAGCTTCTGTTAATGAGAGTCCTTCCGGCACATAACCATTGAGAGGGTCGTGAGCGGACGTTTGATCGGTTAACACGTCAGGGATGAACCCTTCAGCAATC encodes the following:
- the hutI gene encoding imidazolonepropionase; the encoded protein is MTRLFIKNANELLTVRGHSEKPAIKEAMNELHIIEDGAVWVENDTIVDVGTTKELEQKYADQIGEAEVIDASGRVVAPGLVDPHTHLVFAGSRENEYNMRLQGAKYMDIMEKGGGIHATTRATREASTEQLYKESYPRLDSFLKHGVTTVEAKSGYGMDWDVEKRQMEVAKTLDQDHVIDIVSTFMGAHVIPQEYKENPDRFVDIVINEMIPKTAELGLAEFNDVFCERGVYTPEQSKRILEAGREYDLTPKIHADEIEPYGGAEIAAEVGAVSADHLLKVSDQGLEMMADKGVVAVLLPGTAFFLMTESADGRKAIDAGVPVALSTDRNPGSSPSTSMPFMLNLASLTMGMTPAEAIVAATINAAHAIKRGDRIGSIEAGKQADLVIWDLPNHMQFSYHYGVNHTDTVIKKGKRVIDKGVLV
- the hutU gene encoding urocanate hydratase, whose translation is MEKVRTIKSKHGTELETKGWIQEAALRMLSNNLDPEVAERPEDLVVYGGIGKAARNWESFDAIVDTLKTLESNETLLVQSGKPVAVFPSHEDAPRVLIANSNLVPAWANWEHYNELDAKGLMMYGQMTAGSWIYIGSQGIVQGTYETFGELAKQHFNGSLKGTITLTAGLGGMGGAQPLAVTMNDGVCIAIDVDETRIQKRIETRYLDKSTDSLEEAVHLAKQAKSLGEPLSIGLLGNAAELLPKMIAEGFIPDVLTDQTSAHDPLNGYVPEGLSLTEALKQRTVAPDQYTKESKASMANHVHAMLEMQQQGAITFDYGNNIRQVAFDEGVENAFDFPGFVPAYIRPQFCEGKGPFRWVALSGDPEDIYKTDEVILKEFADNEHLCNWIKMAQEKIQFQGLPSRICWLGYEERARFGKIINDLVAKGEIKAPIVIGRDHLDSGSVASPNRETEAMKDGSDAVADWPILNALINSVGGASWVSVHHGGGVGMGYSLHAGMVIVADGTKEAEKRLERVLTSDPGMGVARHVDAGYDKAIETAKEKDIHIPMLKNKGE